GACGAAACGGTCCGGTTCAGGGGGCCCGCTGGCGCGAGAACCCGAGCGGATGGCCTGAGCTGAGCCTGATCTTCGATTTGTCGACGATCAGCGACCTTGGCCCATTAGCGCTGTTGCCATCGGTGTTGCGCGAAAGCGTAAAATGGGTTGAGATGACAATAGCCGCCTGCACCAGATGCAGTGGCCATGCACTGGCCATAGGTGGAGAACTGGCAAATGCCAGGATATCCCCAGGGACGCCCTTTCAGACAATAAATGTCTTGTATGGCAGGCAGCACGTATTCCGCACGATGTCGGGCATCGGCGGTTGATAAGCCGGCCAGGGCGCAAACTGCGATCGCAATTATGAACTGAAGGTAGCGCATGGACGCCTCCGTCCCGAGAACCTTGTTACCTACAACTTTATTGAAGCTCAAACCGTCCGAATTGTACATTCACACGTTGGTCAAGCCCGAATGTCCGGCCGCGTGCGCCCGCCGCAGATCGCTTTCGGACCGCGCGTTCCCTTCGACTAAAGCTCAAAGGCGAGCAGGGTCGAGCGGAGCGAGAAGCCGCAATCAGTGGTGCGAGGTCGCCAACAGCATCAATGATTGGACGGCATGAGAGAAGAGAGAGGATCAGTTGGGTGAGCTGTTGGGGGGTAATTGTGCGCCTAAGGCAGGGACTATGCATTATTCCAGGTGACCGCGGTTGGAATGACGCATTTTTCCGGCTCTTGTCTCGTTCGGTGCGCAGGTATACCGCGTCATGGCCGCTACGCTTACGTTGAGCTGAGTGAGGGGCCTTCTGGTTCTGCCCAAATGGGAGTTTCGTCCAGTCTACAGAGGAGACAGGATCGCCCCGTCGCAAACGCGGCCCGCCAGTTGGCGCCGACCCTGCGGGTGGGCGAAATTTGCGAATCGGACATGACCAACACGAGGTAGTTGTCGTACGCTGCCACTACTTGTGAGTTGCTGGTTCGTTACTCGTCGTCATTGCCTTTAGGCAAAAACTTGTTCTGATCTTCTCGCGCATAACAGCCAAATTGGTGAGCGCTCTCCACTTATAGGCGGGTGGACGGATTTTTTTCTGCTCATTGCCATGGAGCCTCGCAGATGTCCCTCAAAGCAGTACCTTTCATGTTGTTCCTCGCAGTCGCTTTTGGTGCCCCTGCTTCCTCGCAAGCTGCAAAAGGGTCGGTGAGGCGTGCGGCGGCTTCGGCGGGATCAAATGTGACCGCGGACTTTGGTGCGATCCAACGCCAGGCCAATGTGGTTTTGCTGTTTCTTCAGGCGTATGCGTCAAGGCCGGCAAGCTTTGTCCGCAATCGCGTGCAAAATCAGTGATCCCGGTCGTGTCCCCAGTGATGGTGTAGCTCGGTAGAGTGAAGCCGTCCGCACGCGCGCCCTCAGATAGCGCCGTAGCGGGCGGACGGCTTTGCGGTGGTCACCGGCAGTTCGCCGGTAGGGTCGGGCGAGATGATGAACCTTCGCGCGCTCGTGGAGAAGGCCCCAGACGCCGATCTGCTTCGCGAGATGATTGGCTTTGCCGCCCAGCGATTGATGGAGCTGGAGGTCGCCGGGTTGACCGGAGCGGCCTACGGCGAGAAGAATGCCGAGCGCCTTGCCTAGCGTAACGGCTACCGTGACCGGACCTGGGAGACGCGCGCCGGCGCGGTCGAGCTGCGCATTCCCAAGCTGCGCAAAGGAAGCTACTTCCCGGGCTTCCTGGAGCCGCGTCGGATGGCCGAAAAGGCGCTCACCGCGGTGGTGCAGGAAGCCTATGTGCAGGACGTCTCGACCCGATCCGTCGATGATCTGGTCCAGGCCATGGGCATGACTGGCATCTCCAAGAGCCAGGTGAGCCGACTGTGTGCCGAGATCGACGACAAGGTGAAGGCCTTCCTCGCCCGCCCGATCGAGGGTGACTGGCTGTATCTGTGGATCGACGCCACCTACGTGAAGGTGCGCCAGAATGGCCGGATCGTCTCGGTCGCGGTGATCATCGCGGTCGGCGTCAATAGCGACGGCCGGCGTGAAGTTCTCGGC
This is a stretch of genomic DNA from Bradyrhizobium sp. CB2312. It encodes these proteins:
- a CDS encoding DUF3551 domain-containing protein; amino-acid sequence: MRYLQFIIAIAVCALAGLSTADARHRAEYVLPAIQDIYCLKGRPWGYPGICQFSTYGQCMATASGAGGYCHLNPFYAFAQHRWQQR